One part of the Lachnospiraceae bacterium JLR.KK002 genome encodes these proteins:
- a CDS encoding ABC transporter permease subunit (The N-terminal region of this protein, as described by TIGR01726, is a three transmembrane segment that identifies a subfamily of ABC transporter permease subunits, which specificities that include histidine, arginine, glutamine, glutamate, L-cystine (sic), the opines (in Agrobacterium) octopine and nopaline, etc.): MVLQKRMALLTLALLGILCLGGCGRKENEKITSIEQLNNPACTIGVPEGGAGMYMAEKYLPEAEHKTFSGNTSGYLAISQGKLDGFVYDRVMMEFAIASGLENVEILEENLGESMDVAVGISPKSQVDNLKDKVNRFLSEARAEGTLDDMYDRWVSRAEGTMPKIQASQTPDCKIKVGTTGTVEPFSYYEGTTLTGYDVELIYRFGAWLNAEVEIKIYDYDGIIAAAQAGDIDCIMANLNATEERRRHIEFSDCVYPSVTVVMVRSKQKGSTEKKYETLSDFAGARFASLSGGVYDKLLQEVIADAKDFSYYNSVPDIVAALKADRVDAGVLDEPLAQLAAAKNEGLKIFEEPVVRDKYGYAFPKGSPLREQFNEVIARFKEDGTIASLKEKWLGADESIKVLMEQDWPGDKGTIRYYYDGAHEPMTYLGSSGEPLGLEIDLLLLIARELDMKVEMTTCEFASLITALESGKADVVSGSLSITEERAKRVDFADTHYDSAMVLLVRDLDGELQEKGFRANLEDNFQSTFVVEGRWRLILQGLGVTILISVFSGFFGLCLGFGICMLRRISCKPTQWLAAVFVRVIQGTPIVVFLMILYYGIFGSADISEILVAIIGFSINFAAYSSEMIRTGIETVDKGQSEAALAMGYTKGQTFFKIVLPQAAGNFIPVLKGEFISMVKMTSVVGYIAVQDLTKVSDIIRSRTMEAFFPLIMTAVIYFVIANMMTAALTFAERKVAPKRKKRSLKGVCM, encoded by the coding sequence GGATGTGGAAGGAAGGAAAATGAAAAAATCACTTCCATAGAACAGCTCAACAATCCGGCCTGTACGATTGGCGTTCCGGAAGGCGGGGCAGGTATGTATATGGCGGAAAAATATCTGCCGGAGGCGGAGCATAAAACATTTTCCGGCAACACTTCGGGGTATCTTGCCATTTCCCAGGGAAAACTGGACGGGTTTGTTTATGACCGGGTAATGATGGAATTTGCGATTGCCAGCGGTCTTGAGAATGTGGAGATTTTAGAGGAAAATCTGGGAGAAAGTATGGATGTGGCTGTGGGAATTTCACCCAAAAGCCAGGTTGACAATTTAAAGGATAAAGTGAACCGGTTTCTGTCGGAAGCAAGAGCCGAGGGAACGCTGGATGATATGTATGACCGCTGGGTAAGCAGGGCGGAGGGAACCATGCCCAAAATACAGGCGTCACAGACGCCGGACTGTAAGATTAAGGTGGGAACCACAGGGACGGTTGAGCCTTTCAGCTACTATGAGGGGACGACTCTCACCGGATATGATGTGGAGCTGATTTATCGTTTTGGAGCGTGGCTGAATGCGGAAGTGGAAATTAAAATTTACGACTATGACGGAATTATTGCCGCAGCCCAGGCCGGCGATATTGACTGTATTATGGCGAATTTAAATGCCACCGAGGAAAGGCGCAGGCATATCGAATTTTCCGATTGTGTTTATCCTTCGGTGACTGTTGTTATGGTAAGGTCAAAACAGAAAGGCAGCACGGAGAAAAAATACGAGACGCTTTCGGATTTTGCCGGAGCAAGGTTTGCATCATTAAGCGGAGGGGTTTACGATAAACTGTTACAGGAAGTAATTGCGGATGCAAAAGACTTTTCCTACTACAATTCTGTTCCCGATATTGTTGCGGCTCTTAAGGCAGATCGTGTGGACGCGGGGGTGTTGGACGAACCGCTGGCACAGCTTGCGGCAGCAAAAAATGAAGGTCTGAAAATTTTTGAAGAACCTGTCGTGCGGGATAAATATGGATATGCTTTTCCAAAGGGAAGTCCTCTGCGGGAACAGTTTAATGAAGTTATTGCAAGGTTTAAAGAGGACGGAACAATCGCATCCTTAAAGGAAAAATGGCTTGGGGCGGATGAGAGCATAAAGGTATTAATGGAGCAGGACTGGCCGGGGGATAAGGGAACTATCCGGTACTACTATGATGGAGCCCATGAGCCTATGACTTATCTTGGAAGCAGCGGCGAACCTTTAGGGCTTGAGATAGATCTGCTGCTTCTGATTGCACGTGAACTGGATATGAAGGTGGAGATGACAACATGTGAATTTGCTTCGCTGATAACCGCCCTGGAAAGCGGGAAGGCGGATGTGGTCAGCGGAAGCCTTTCCATCACGGAAGAAAGAGCGAAGCGGGTAGACTTTGCAGATACTCATTATGACTCAGCTATGGTACTTCTGGTGCGTGATCTGGATGGAGAATTGCAGGAAAAAGGTTTCCGGGCAAATCTTGAGGACAACTTCCAAAGCACTTTTGTAGTGGAGGGGCGCTGGCGGCTGATTTTGCAGGGGCTTGGCGTCACCATACTGATTTCTGTCTTTTCAGGATTTTTTGGTCTGTGCCTTGGCTTTGGGATATGTATGCTGCGCCGGATCAGTTGTAAGCCAACTCAGTGGTTGGCGGCGGTCTTTGTTCGTGTGATTCAGGGAACTCCTATTGTAGTCTTTCTGATGATTTTGTACTATGGAATTTTTGGTTCGGCGGATATTTCTGAAATTCTGGTTGCGATTATTGGATTTTCCATTAATTTTGCGGCCTATTCATCAGAGATGATACGGACAGGAATAGAAACTGTGGATAAGGGGCAAAGCGAGGCAGCCCTTGCTATGGGCTATACGAAAGGCCAGACATTTTTTAAGATTGTATTGCCCCAGGCGGCCGGAAATTTTATTCCTGTGTTGAAAGGCGAATTTATTTCCATGGTAAAAATGACTTCAGTAGTAGGATATATTGCTGTACAGGATCTGACAAAAGTATCTGACATTATACGCTCCCGTACCATGGAGGCGTTCTTTCCACTGATAATGACAGCAGTAATTTATTTTGTGATTGCCAATATGATGACGGCGGCTCTCACATTTGCAGAGAGGAAAGTTGCGCCGAAGCGGAAGAAACGCAGCTTAAAGGGGGTGTGCATGTGA
- a CDS encoding amino acid ABC transporter ATP-binding protein: protein MAEKHEIGDVCAGGSMNTSIISIRHLCKEYLNVTPLKDVSVEIKKGEVISIIGPSGTGKSTLLRCINLLETPAKGEIVVDGVVITDRKCKVNLVRRKMGMVFQSFNLFAHKTIIENIMMGQVDLLGRSRQEAYDKGMELLRNIGLADKAFSYPDELSGGQKQRAAIARTVAMEPEIILFDEPTSALDPTMVGEVLSVIRRLAEQGMTMMIVTHEMKFARDVSTRIFYMDQGEIYEDGTPEQIFEHPKRERTRIFIRQLKVLHVEKISRDFDFPAFMTSLEEFGRKQQFSQRQIYAMQLVVEEVLMQKLLPAAGEAEERDLSLDVEYSERENLAQMRFSYYGPSFHPFGDEEDLSGRMVKGMSKKMEHTFVDGRNQFIISI from the coding sequence ATGGCAGAAAAGCATGAAATCGGGGACGTCTGTGCCGGGGGAAGTATGAACACGAGTATAATATCGATTCGGCATCTGTGTAAGGAATATTTAAACGTAACCCCTTTGAAGGATGTAAGCGTGGAGATTAAAAAAGGAGAGGTGATTTCCATTATAGGTCCGTCAGGCACAGGGAAGTCAACCCTGCTTCGATGTATTAATCTTCTGGAGACGCCTGCAAAAGGCGAGATTGTGGTAGACGGTGTGGTAATAACGGACAGGAAATGTAAGGTAAATCTGGTAAGGCGGAAGATGGGAATGGTATTTCAGTCCTTCAACCTGTTTGCACACAAGACCATTATAGAAAATATCATGATGGGGCAGGTGGATCTTCTTGGCAGAAGCCGGCAGGAGGCCTATGATAAAGGGATGGAACTGCTGCGTAACATAGGGCTTGCAGACAAGGCTTTTTCTTATCCGGATGAACTTTCAGGAGGACAGAAGCAGCGTGCGGCTATTGCAAGGACGGTGGCCATGGAACCGGAAATTATTCTTTTTGACGAGCCGACTTCCGCCCTGGATCCCACTATGGTGGGGGAAGTTCTTTCAGTTATCCGCAGGCTGGCAGAGCAGGGAATGACCATGATGATCGTGACGCATGAAATGAAGTTTGCCCGGGATGTATCCACCCGGATATTTTATATGGATCAGGGCGAAATCTATGAGGACGGAACGCCGGAACAGATTTTTGAGCATCCAAAGAGGGAGAGAACCAGGATATTTATCCGGCAGCTTAAGGTGCTCCATGTGGAAAAAATCTCACGTGATTTTGATTTTCCGGCCTTTATGACAAGTCTTGAGGAGTTCGGACGTAAGCAGCAGTTTTCACAGAGACAGATTTACGCCATGCAGCTTGTTGTGGAGGAAGTGCTGATGCAAAAACTTCTGCCTGCGGCAGGGGAAGCGGAGGAAAGGGATCTTTCTCTGGATGTGGAATACAGCGAGAGGGAAAATCTGGCGCAGATGCGATTTTCCTATTATGGGCCTTCCTTTCATCCTTTTGGGGATGAAGAAGATTTGTCCGGCAGGATGGTAAAAGGAATGTCTAAAAAGATGGAGCATACGTTTGTGGATGGAAGGAATCAATTTATTATCAGTATATAG